TTAAGCAATTCTTTCATCAGCGCAGCCAAACTGATAGCTTCCACCCCTTCGGCAATGGGATATCGCTCAGGCCCGGCATACACAACGAAACTCCTGGATGGTTGAAGATCCTCAAGCGCATGATAAAACCCCCTGGCTGGTTTGGCGGTCAAGCTGCGCTTGATTTCCAAGGCCCAACGTTCCTTCCCTCCAGGCCATTCCAGCACCAGATCGACCTCGGCTCCTGCGGCCGTTCGATAAAAGCTGACCTGCGTTCGTTCCGGA
This portion of the Nitrospiraceae bacterium genome encodes:
- a CDS encoding ATPase — encoded protein: PERTQVSFYRTAAGAEVDLVLEWPGGKERWALEIKRSLTAKPARGFYHALEDLQPSRSFVVYAGPERYPIAEGVEAISLAALMKELLKEKHDS